The Brachybacterium huguangmaarense genome contains a region encoding:
- a CDS encoding acetoin utilization protein AcuC, with protein MSSPESPRPGASRAQREAAPDRTAVVWEDALAAYDFGAGHPMSPVRLELTAELCRASGLFDRDDVSLLPAPVASDDQLRAVHDDEFVAAVRAASDPVTRPAETELAPYGLGSEDTPVFTGIHDASARLVGGTLQAVEAIESGAVRRAVNFSGGMHHARASQAAGFCVYNDAAIGILHALALGEQRIVYVDLDVHHGDGVERALWDEPRAVTVSLHESGELLFPWTGFVQDTGGPGAPGSAVNVPLPAHTTSEGWLRAIDAVVPALVRAIRPTLLVTQHGADTHRDDPLADLAVTVEAQQAAMAMMRDLAEEVCGGRWLALGGGGYSVTDVVPRSWTNLVATAIGEPIDPSRPLPAEYVARVGELARAHGLALPHHLVRHGDGSTPVLRPWAAGFDPGDDLDRRIQAARRVAFPEWGLDPYYD; from the coding sequence ATGAGCTCACCGGAGAGTCCTCGTCCGGGCGCGTCCCGCGCACAGCGGGAGGCGGCCCCCGATCGCACGGCCGTCGTGTGGGAGGACGCGCTCGCCGCCTACGACTTCGGGGCCGGGCATCCCATGTCCCCGGTCCGACTGGAGCTGACCGCGGAGCTGTGCCGCGCCTCGGGCCTGTTCGACCGTGACGACGTGTCCCTCCTGCCCGCCCCCGTCGCCTCCGACGACCAGCTGCGTGCCGTGCACGACGACGAGTTCGTCGCCGCCGTGCGCGCCGCCTCCGACCCCGTGACGCGCCCTGCCGAGACCGAGCTCGCGCCGTACGGCCTCGGCAGCGAGGACACGCCCGTGTTCACCGGCATCCATGACGCGAGCGCGCGCCTCGTGGGCGGCACCCTGCAGGCGGTCGAGGCGATCGAGAGCGGCGCCGTGCGCCGCGCCGTCAACTTCAGCGGCGGCATGCACCATGCGCGCGCCTCCCAGGCCGCCGGGTTCTGCGTCTACAACGACGCCGCGATCGGGATCCTCCACGCGCTCGCCCTCGGGGAGCAGCGCATCGTCTACGTCGACCTCGACGTCCACCACGGCGACGGCGTCGAGCGCGCCCTGTGGGACGAGCCGCGCGCCGTCACCGTCTCCCTCCACGAGTCGGGCGAGCTCCTCTTCCCCTGGACCGGCTTCGTGCAGGACACCGGCGGTCCCGGGGCGCCCGGCTCGGCCGTGAACGTCCCGCTGCCCGCGCACACCACCTCCGAGGGGTGGCTTCGCGCGATCGACGCGGTCGTGCCCGCGCTCGTGCGCGCCATCCGGCCCACCCTGCTCGTGACCCAGCACGGCGCCGACACCCATCGCGACGACCCGCTCGCCGATCTCGCCGTGACCGTCGAGGCGCAGCAGGCCGCGATGGCCATGATGCGGGACCTCGCCGAGGAGGTGTGCGGCGGCCGCTGGCTCGCCCTCGGCGGCGGCGGGTACTCCGTCACGGACGTCGTGCCGCGCTCGTGGACCAACCTCGTGGCGACCGCGATCGGCGAGCCGATCGATCCGTCCCGCCCGCTTCCCGCGGAGTACGTCGCCCGGGTCGGCGAGCTCGCTCGCGCCCACGGGCTCGCGCTCCCGCATCATCTGGTCCGCCACGGCGACGGGTCCACCCCGGTGCTGCGGCCCTGGGCGGCCGGCTTCGACCCTGGGGACGATCTCGATCGCCGCATCCAGGCCGCGCGCCGCGTCGCCTTCCCCGAATGGGGCCTCGATCCCTACTACGACTGA
- a CDS encoding TrkH family potassium uptake protein, translated as MLRSRRVGLGAALRELVAEAAKASPARLALTVFSGMILLVTVMLELPIATVERERTPLVDALFTAVSAVCVTGLTTVDTPTHWSTFGLVVLMFAMKIGGLGVLTLASLLSLSVMRHMGLAQRLITASETRSERLSEVGGVLATIVITSTSFELLTFFALTPHMIANQYPLGTSLFNGAFYAISAFNNAGFVPEVSGTAQYVGDPWFSIPIALAVFVGSLGFPVILVLVRSWRRRAHWTLHAKLTLSTSALLFVLGWIGIALMEWGNPDTLGGHGTGTKLLASAFASVMPRSGGLSTLDVSQFAPATRLFVDILMFIGGGSGSTGGGIKVTTFALLVLSIIAEARGDRDVEVFSRRIPHETIRQAISVLVMSAAVVLVATLVMLELTGLDLDRTVFEVLSAYGTVGLSTGITPDLPTSAKCVIIACMYMGRIGPMTLGAALALRERSRVVRLPEERPIVG; from the coding sequence ATGCTGCGCTCCCGTCGGGTCGGGCTGGGCGCCGCTCTGCGCGAGCTCGTCGCGGAGGCCGCGAAGGCCTCCCCCGCGCGGCTCGCGCTCACGGTCTTCTCGGGCATGATCCTGCTGGTCACGGTGATGCTCGAGCTGCCCATCGCGACCGTCGAGCGTGAGCGCACGCCGCTCGTCGACGCCCTCTTCACGGCCGTCTCCGCCGTGTGCGTCACGGGCCTGACCACGGTGGACACCCCCACCCACTGGTCCACCTTCGGGCTCGTGGTGCTCATGTTCGCGATGAAGATCGGCGGCCTGGGCGTGCTGACCCTGGCCTCGCTGCTGAGCCTGTCGGTCATGCGCCACATGGGCCTGGCCCAGCGCCTCATCACGGCCTCGGAGACCCGCAGCGAGCGACTGTCGGAGGTGGGCGGTGTGCTCGCGACGATCGTCATCACGTCGACGTCGTTCGAGCTGCTCACCTTCTTCGCGCTGACCCCGCACATGATCGCCAACCAGTACCCGCTGGGGACCTCGCTGTTCAACGGCGCCTTCTACGCGATCAGCGCGTTCAACAACGCCGGCTTCGTGCCCGAGGTGAGCGGGACCGCGCAGTACGTGGGCGATCCGTGGTTCTCGATCCCGATCGCGCTCGCCGTGTTCGTCGGCTCCCTCGGCTTCCCCGTCATCCTCGTGCTCGTGCGCTCGTGGCGCCGCCGGGCGCACTGGACCCTGCACGCCAAGCTCACGCTCTCGACGTCGGCCCTGCTGTTCGTGCTGGGCTGGATCGGGATCGCGCTCATGGAGTGGGGCAATCCCGACACCCTCGGCGGTCACGGCACCGGCACCAAGCTGCTCGCGAGCGCCTTCGCCTCCGTCATGCCCCGCTCGGGCGGCCTGTCGACGCTCGACGTGTCCCAGTTCGCGCCGGCGACGCGACTGTTCGTCGACATCCTCATGTTCATCGGCGGCGGCTCCGGCTCGACCGGCGGCGGCATCAAGGTCACGACGTTCGCGCTGCTCGTGCTGTCGATCATCGCGGAGGCCCGCGGCGACCGCGACGTCGAGGTCTTCAGCCGCCGGATACCGCACGAGACGATCCGCCAGGCGATCTCGGTGCTCGTCATGAGCGCGGCCGTCGTGCTCGTCGCGACGCTCGTCATGCTCGAGCTGACGGGACTGGACCTGGACCGCACCGTGTTCGAGGTGCTGTCGGCCTACGGCACTGTGGGGCTCTCGACGGGCATCACGCCCGATCTGCCCACCTCGGCGAAGTGCGTCATCATCGCCTGCATGTACATGGGCAGGATCGGGCCGATGACACTGGGGGCGGCGCTCGCCCTGCGCGAGCGCTCGCGCGTCGTGCGCCTCCCGGAGGAGCGCCCGATCGTCGGCTGA
- a CDS encoding potassium channel family protein, translated as MSERSRQRGGVLVIGLGRFGASIAVTLEQLGTDVLAMDTRSELVQEFSGHLTHVVQADATNLDALQQIGAADFSVAVVGVGTSIESSVLITANLVDLGKPVIWAKAISQAHGKILERIGAHHVVFPEKDAGQRVAHLVNGRLIDYIEFDDGFAIVKMRPPRETVGYTLAQSDIRSKYGVTVVGVKSPGRDFTYATPETMVAQHDLLIVSGHTDLLERFSNRPG; from the coding sequence GTGTCGGAGCGGAGTCGCCAGCGCGGCGGGGTGCTCGTCATCGGTCTCGGCCGGTTCGGCGCGTCGATCGCGGTGACGCTCGAGCAGCTGGGCACCGACGTGCTCGCGATGGACACCCGCTCCGAGCTGGTCCAGGAGTTCTCGGGGCATCTGACCCACGTGGTGCAGGCCGACGCGACCAACCTCGACGCCCTCCAGCAGATCGGTGCCGCCGACTTCTCCGTCGCGGTCGTCGGCGTCGGCACCTCGATCGAGTCGAGCGTGCTCATCACCGCCAACCTCGTCGACCTCGGCAAGCCCGTGATCTGGGCCAAGGCGATCTCGCAGGCGCACGGCAAGATCCTCGAGCGCATCGGCGCCCACCATGTCGTGTTCCCCGAGAAGGACGCCGGCCAGCGCGTCGCGCACCTCGTCAACGGCCGCCTCATCGACTACATCGAGTTCGACGACGGCTTCGCGATCGTGAAGATGCGACCGCCGCGCGAGACCGTCGGCTACACGCTCGCCCAGTCCGACATCCGCTCGAAGTACGGGGTGACGGTGGTCGGGGTGAAGTCCCCCGGTCGCGACTTCACCTACGCGACGCCCGAGACGATGGTCGCCCAGCACGACCTGCTCATCGTCTCCGGCCACACCGATCTGCTCGAGCGGTTCTCGAACCGGCCCGGATGA